A section of the Trichomycterus rosablanca isolate fTriRos1 chromosome 6, fTriRos1.hap1, whole genome shotgun sequence genome encodes:
- the igsf8 gene encoding immunoglobulin superfamily member 8 gives MAPWRTVLVALLWEFQYVVCRDVSLPSGPLYRVAGFSLSLPCTVSGYEGPRKQDFEWFMYREDAAAQQIGVVSTRDRGFSYALYQGRVQSGEIRVERDLDNKARLVIQRLRPEDQGRYECYTPSTDSRYFGNYSASVVVKVMPDTLLITHSRILNGQSLTEGTELQLKCAVSVQSVEHTHLSVVFGMRGTKDSSSQGHNLKEIISFDHELRVIPGRGGSYEKRYNDGEISLEKKSGDEERDLYILKISRLAVQDSGSYFCEASQWIRDPSGQWERIAQRTMELGNLSVQPLAETLSVSTVPTSEVTLQPGSPLNLMCQVLGAGGWNRSALLVQWLRHGLAGGVEVEVARMSPNGVVSWGDDTSSGGGGSMEKVSEGKFSLRRFSAQPADAGLYRCVVSMYAGQLSPAPSSPVTITQRSEEVMVSVKTKAVSVSAVVELPRRPLLKHGSTIVLLCNVSVVTTGSSKVEVQWQHKKEVEGKEHMPPVDAQGRILATLTYDGVSRIYTNESDVSVDRISDRTYRLRIFSAHESDQGYYQCLAEVWAENPNGGWYSTGTRVESAMIRVYLYARAADLLLIPLVVGISSALFVGGVIVAMVTCCFMRSLAKQRSQRK, from the exons AATTTCAGTATGTTGTCTGTCGAGATGTCAGTCTTCCTTCTGGCCCCCTCTACCGTGTAGCAGGGTTTTCCCTGTCTTTACCCTGCACTGTTTCAGGCTATGAGGGTCCAAGGAAACAGGACTTTGAGTGGTTCATGTATCGAGAGGATGCGGCAGCACAGCAGATCGGGGTGGTGTCCACACGAGACAGAGGCTTTTCCTATGCCCTGTACCAGGGCCGAGTGCAATCAGGCGAGATTCGAGTGGAGAGGGACTTGGACAACAAAGCCAGATTAGTGATCCAGAGGCTCAGACCAGAAGATCAGGGACGCTATGAGTGTTACACCCCAAGCACTGATTCACGCTACTTTGGGAATTACAGCGCATCTGTGGTTGTTAAAG TCATGCCAGACACTCTGCTGATTACCCACTCTCGGATTCTGAATGGCCAGTCCCTCACAGAGGGGACAGAGCTTCAGCTGAAATGTGCAGTTTCTGTCCAGTCGGTGGAGCACACACACCTGTCTGTTGTATTTGGGATGCGAGGCACCAAAGACTCCAGCTCTCAGGGACACAACCTAAAGGAAATCATCTCTTTCGACCATGAGCTACGTGTGATACCTGGGAGGGGTGGTTCTTATGAAAAGAGGTACAATGATGGTGAGATTTCTCTGGAAAAAAAGAGTGGAGATGAAGAAAGGGACTTATACATCCTGAAGATTAGCAGGCTAGCTGTGCAGGATTCAGGTTCTTATTTCTGTGAGGCCTCACAGTGGATCCGTGATCCATCAGGCCAATGGGAACGTATCGCTCAGAGGACCATGGAGCTGGGAAATCTTTCTGTCCAACCACTAG CGGAGACACTATCGGTGAGCACAGTGCCAACGAGTGAGGTGACCCTGCAGCCCGGCTCGCCTCTCAACCTCATGTGCCAGGTGTTGGGTGCCGGCGGGTGGAATCGCTCGGCTTTACTGGTGCAGTGGTTGCGACATGGCCTAGCAGGAGGGGTGGAGGTTGAGGTCGCCCGTATGAGCCCCAACGGAGTGGTGAGCTGGGGGGATGACACCAGCAGTGGAGGAGGGGGTAGCATGGAAAAGGTGTCTGAGGGGAAATTCTCCCTGCGACGCTTTTCTGCCCAACCTGCTGATGCTGGACTGTACCGCTGTGTTGTGAGCATGTATGCCGGGCAGCTCAGTCCAGCGCCATCAAGCCCTGTCACAATCACTCAGAGGTCCGAGGAAGTAATGGTCAGCGTCAAGACTAAAG CGGTCAGTGTATCGGCTGTCGTTGAATTACCACGTCGACCACTACTGAAGCATGGGAGCACCATCGTCTTGCTCTGTAACGTCTCAGTGGTGACCACGGGCTCCAGCAAGGTGGAAGTTCAGTGGCAGCACAAGAAGGAGGTGGAAGGGAAAGAGCACATGCCCCCAGTGGACGCCCAAGGCCGTATCCTGGCGACTCTAACCTATGATGGAGTGTCTCGCATCTACACTAATGAAAGTGATGTGAGCGTCGATCGCATTTCTGACAGAACCTATCGCTTGCGGATTTTTTCAGCACATGAGAGTGACCAGGGGTATTACCAATGCCTGGCTGAGGTGTGGGCAGAGAACCCCAATGGAGGCTGGTACAGCACTGGTACCAGAGTAGAGTCAGCAATGATACGTGTATATCTGTATGCACGAG CTGCTGACCTACTCCTTATACCCTTGGTGGTTGGTATCTCGTCTGCACTGTTTGTTGGAGGTGTCATCGTTGCCATGGTGACTTGCTGTTTCATGAGAAGTCTGGCAAAGCAGCGCTCCCAAAGAAAGTAG